ATAAAAGCATGCGATGTCAAGAAATATATTCTTCTCCTCCTCATCAAGCCCatcataacttaattttaatacactaaaaattttaagatgttggcattttttcaacttttgtaaCTCACTTTCCCATGCTTCTCTTGTTCTGCCATAAAGTAATGAGCCCAAAATTTGGAGAGCTAATGGAATTCCTTTGGCATATCTCAACACCTCTTCTACCAAGTCCATGTACGTTGTTTCCTGTGAAGAGTTTTGtttaaaagcatgtaaagtaAAAAGTTTTAGAGAATTGAGTTCATTCAACTTCTCAACTTCGTAGATGTCATCAGCTCCAACATTCTTTAACACTTGAATGTCTCTACTGGTTATAATAATTCTACTGCCTTGTCCAAAACTATTACACCTTCCTAACAATTGTTTAAGTTGAACCGAATCAGTAACATCATCAAGAATAATAAGAATCCTCACTTGTTTGAGTCTTTCACTGTAGTATAAACTAGGAGATGGTACTTCATTTAGAAGCTCagacatatatttttttctgacAGTGTCTATTCcatctctttctattttttgttgAGTGTCTAAAACAAGACTTCTGGAATCAAATTGCTTTGCAaatgtgtgatatatttgttcAGAAATTGTAGTTTTTCCTATTCCTCCCATACCACAAATTCCTATGATCCGAATATCTGATGACTCAAAACGCATCAATAACCGAATGCTTTCAATATGTTTTTCAATGCCGATAATTCCTGGATCATAACTAATGGAATAAAGAtccaattttttcaaaatatctttaacaATTTCTTCAACAAGTGTGTTTTCTGACCTGACAGataatttggaaaataaaattttagtattcAAGCACAAAgctaaactaaagaaaaattcaGAAGAGTGAACATCATTGAAGAGATGTTCAAAGTAAGTATACGACATTATATATTAGCTTGGTTGGTTTAAGAATTGAAAATCAAGATTGCAAAAGTTCTACAGTAACTGTTTGTGACTTTAAGAGAAAAGTGATATGATCAAATCCATGACCCATtgagaaaaggggaaaaaaagaGACGCTTGAAGTATGATAAGATCAACAGATTTTAGTAAATGAAAAGAGATTCTGTATATCTGAAAAGTGGATGTAAGAAATATATGACCTGATAACGTTTGAATCCCAACCGGAGAGTCCAGAAGCTTCGGTTAGAGCATCCTTCCATCTTTGCACTTTGTCCATGTCGTCTTTAAACCGCTGTTCATGCTCATCGAAAGCTGCTTTGTATCTTTCTTCCTGCTTCCTGACAGTTGATGGATCCACTTTGTAGAAAACAGGTATCACATCCCTTTCATATATCTTCTTGCAGTGAAGTATCTTAATCAGTTCATTCAAGCACCACGTGGAAGATGCATAGTTTTCGGAGAAAACGAGGACATAGATCTTTGATTCTTCTATCGCAGTTTGGAGTGCAGGCGAAATTTCTTCGCCTCTTTGTAATCTCTGATCCATATATGCTTCGATGTGGTTCCTGTGCAGTGCGTCATAAAGGTGACTGATGAAATTGTAACGCGTATCTTCTCCTCTGAAGCTCAGAAACACATCATACTTAGTGGGAGAAGTGGGCATAGCTAATGACGAAGAACTCTCTGCCATTGGAATcaattttctctcctttctcttaCTGCAGCGGAAGAAGAGTGAGTTTGTaaacagaaaaattattttgaaaagttagaAAGCTGCAAGACTAGATTTTCTTATGCTAAATTCATAACATAAGGACAAACAAataaaccttttgaaaaaaatgtagtcaaaagaaaataaaaagcatgAGTCATCTATTACAGCAATTaggcaaaagaaaatattttttttaaaaaaaagtagtcaaaagaaaataaagcatGTTTCATCCACTACAATAAAGCATGAGTCATCATCCACTGCAGGCAAAAGACAAATATTCTGTCAATATATACAAGTAgtggaaaaaataatataaaacgcatttataaaagtaaatattttaattaacttttatactattataataataaaacatttaaatatatttactaattttaaataggACTTTCATGTTGTTTTATATATCTGTATTTAATTTGTCTAAAAAAAACTCGCTTCGTTACATGTCTCATTATTTATCGGAtaagatgaaaaattattatttttgtatgtaaattcacttacacttttttttttttacataggATTTTTTTGTGTGTAATTGGTACAAACATCTTATCTTTATCTCGAGACAAACCTAATTTGTAGTtggaactaaaaaaaattattgttatctACTATCAAAATTGTAAACTCAAAAATTCATATGTAAAAATAGACGAAAAGATTCCAATATAATTACgtaggaaaaaaatatgtatttaattatatatataaaaaattatatttaattatacacgaaaaaatttgtatataattactattttttaaaaaaattaaaaattaattattaatataacaaatttaatatagattattttttttctataacataaaatttaataggaaaaatattttaattgttttaactatTTGTTAGCTGAATTGTTTTAACTAGTTTTCTTGGGCTATGATATCGTGAGGTTTTATTACATCTAGGTACGTGAATTATTATTTCGATTTATTagctatataaatatttaaatatggaAAGGAATATTTTGACAACCAGTTTTTAACAATATTGTAGcagtttaacaaataataataaaacattaaaatatattatttaattaaatataaattagattattaaataaaaaaaatagtaatagttattttaataataaacaagTTTTGACGTAGGTAGTtttggaaattattttaatggctgaaaataatatttgtaacaatttttaacAACCACAAATTACatcttgaataataaaaattagcatTATTTAGTTGATTTATAATAgaatttcaacaaataaaattaaaaaatctcccgcattaataatttatttaccatctttatataatttattttgacaatAAAGACATgtaattgagaatgaatttttaatttaaaaaaatctgaaaatcttatatattatatacatgaatggttttatgcttggaaaaataataataatataccaTAATATATGCTAAATATGAAAGCCGAATATGCTAAAGAAGTTAATGAAGCCCATACATTAAGAGTTTCAACAAAATGCAAATTTGGGACAACGGAGCAAGCAACTTACGTCCACATCAAACTATATCTAATAAGTTGTCAGCTACCtttgaaaatgtaaataaaagaaaataaattaaaaatgagaaattcataataaaagttGAACGTTTTGAAACTTGTAATTAACAAGTATGGGTGATAAGCCACAGTCACCAAGGGAAGACCAATTAGCAGAAAAGCAAGAGACTAACCCACTAAGTAGCTTTATGCCTTCCTCTTCCTATCTTCCTTTGTTTCCTTTGAAGACTCTCCAACACTGCTTCCGCTTCTATAAAGAGGGCACACTCCACATTCTTTTATTGTCAATACTGTAATATAATCTGGCCACAGATTATCATAATTACTTGTACATATACTGATCTCAAAAGTGAAGCTGCGAGCATCACTGAGCCTCCTAAGGTTCATGCCTCTCCTCCTTAGGCTCTCCAAGTTAAATTTCCACATGAATGTGTGATCTTTATCAAGGACTCTGTCACTTAAATGCCATGTGAAATAGGTGTTTAACACATCATTATTTGGAATTATCTGTGTGCCATCATCATCACATTCAAATTTTAGGCTGTAAACAAAAGAACTGCATCTGCCTTTAATATCATTCGTATCTAACACTTCAAAAACCACACACAAAGCGAAACCAATGAGCCTATCATCGCTGCAGAAACTTAAATCTTCATTTATAGTCAGTGAAGGTCCTTCGCTGCGAAAAGGAAACCAATGAGGAACTGCAGTTCCTGGAAAACAGAAGCACACAGACTCATATGCATCGTTGCTCATCCTAAGCCTTGCATCCTCCTCAATGTTTGCACGACCACCTGAATCCAGTTGTTGAGAATTGGTCAAATGAAATCGGAAGAAACTGTCTTTGGAGTTTGAGAGGTTTCGCACAGGAGAATTTGACATCGCTCCTCTAATGGATGTGCAATCCAATGCCACCAGTTGATTTAGGAATGGGGGAATATGTGGAATGCATTCAAGCTTTTTGCAATCGCTTAAATCAAGCGATTTCAAGCCTGAAAGATGAGCCATGCTCTCGGGAAGGTTCACGATTCCACTATTACTCAGTGACAGTTCCATTAATGAAGACAAGCTACCAATGTGTGTTGGGATTTCTGTTAATTTGGCACACCCCGAACAATCAAGTTTACAGAGATGCTTTAGATTAACAATGGAGTTTGGAAGTGACTCGAGATCAGTGCACCTGTTGAGCTTTAGGGATCGAAGCTTAGCCAAATTGCCTAATGAGGAAGGGAGTTCTTTAACAGCCGTATCTGTTAAGTTAATTTGAGTAAAAGTTTGTGCCGGCTCCGTGATCTCTGGGAAGGTTCTCAACTTAACGCATTCACTCAAATCAAGTTTCCTCAACTTCAATTTGAAAATGGTGCTTGGAAAAGTTTGAAGTGATAGACAGTAGGCAAGGTCTAATTTGCATAGTCTGGTGAGCCTTCCAATGCAAGATGGAATAATCTCAAGATTCCAGCAACGGCTCAAACTCAGTTCTTGAAGTCCTACCAAATGCCACAAGGATGAAGGTAGTGCCTGTATGGCTGTCGCGTCTAAGAGGAGAACCGCTAAATATTCCATCGTGTTCTCAATCTCGgggaaatttttcaattttgagcAACCACTGAGACGAAGTTTGTTTAGGAATTTAATCTCAGAAAGGTCAAATGGAAAGATTGTAAGGGAAGAACAATTTGAGAGATCTATTATACAGAGCTTCTTGAGACTTTGAAAGTTTAAGGGCACACCTCCAGTGAGTTGTATCGGCCTTTCATCTacgtatattttattattagtcacttcttcttcttcctcatatctcataataataattgagaaaatttcATTCCGAGAGCGTATTGTTAAGGAACAACGAAATTCAACACGAACACTCCTAACAAAGCATCTTGGGAAAGCTCTACATCCGTTTGACTGCCGTATCAAATGAGGGAAACTTGAGACAGTTACTGGTTGACCCTCCAGTTTCACGTGAGGGAATGTGAGTTGACTGGTTGAAAACATTTTAAGCTTGACACACCAGGAAAGAAGAATGAATCCTGGTGATCTGTATAGAATATTGCTCGGAACAATTACACTATTGAGATCATAACATTTATCTAAACGTAAAGAAGTGAGCTTGGTGAGTAATATGGAAGAGTGAACTTTaatcaactttgaacaatcatTCAGAATTATTTCTTCAATATTTGGTGACATGGAAAGGTCTGGTATTCTAGTAAGTTTCTTAGAATAACTCAAGTTGAGCCTTTTCAACTTTGGCAAACTCTGCCACAGAAAGGAAATGAATTAGGTaataaagaaaaactgaaaGAAAGTTTTTCTAATATGCTTACAACGTATGCAAACTCATCTCCATAatattgatttataattatctttaaaatcaTGATAATATGGttctaataatatatgtataattgtGGAGTTCTAATAAAAGCAATATTAAAACGAATAATGTGAAGAAAGCACAAAGGAATTACGAAAACAAGTAGATGTACAAAGTAAAAAACATGCttctagaattttttttttttttttatttttaaaagtctaAAACACAAAGGAACATAAATAACGTGAAAAACCTGATCTTCTTTCCACAGTTGTTCAAGATGACAGCCTGGCATTTCGAGTCTCACTAGATTTTGTGGACAAAAATTCGATGACAAAGATTTTTGATGAAAACCAGTAAAGAATCTTCAAAGTGTCTGGCAGACTTACTAGAGATGACTCAAGAAACAAATTTCGATGCCAACAACTAGAATAAGAATAGAGCATAAGCATCCTAAGATTGTTCATCATTTTGAAAGCTTCTCCATGTACTTTAACTACTTCCATTTCATCTATATCTTGTAATATACATTGTATTGCATCTGACCCCTGAAAGTATCAAAGCaattaggaaaaagaaaacataaatgttGCATTGCAAGCTATTTAATTACATCTTAATGGTTAGCAATTTATCATAACATAAATCCATGTGACTCTTTCAATTGAACATACCTTGTTATTTCTTAAAATCTCATGAATTTCGTTAGCCTTGAACAATCGACTACGTTTTCCAGGATGCTGAAGACACTCTTTACTAACAATTTCTCGACCCATTGCTTGTATTAGATCGTGCATCACAATTCTACCATCCAAGATAGATATGAGGCATTTATCTTTGAGAACATCCATTCCAATCTTAGAAGAGAAACCACAGTCACTTAGTGTTTCTCCTACCACAATCTCGTTGTGTCCTTTATAAAAGCAAGCGATGtcaagaaatatatttttctcctcTTCACGGAGCCCatcataacttaattttaatatgttgaAAATATCATGATCTTGACACTTCTCCAAGTTTTGCAACTGACTTTCCCATGCTTCTCTTTGTCTGCCATATAACAATGAACCCAAAATTTGGAGAGCTAACGGAACCCCTTTTGCATATCTCAACATCTTTACTGACAAGTCCATGTAAGTGATTTCTTCTGaagaattttgtttaaaagCATGTAAGTTAAAAAGTTTTAGAGAATCATGAAAAATCAACTCCTTAAGTTCGTAGATATCATCAGCCCCAGCATTCTTTAGCACTTGTCTATCTCTACTGGTCATAATGATTCTACTGCCTTTCCCAAAGCTACGCTCTCTCATTACTTTGCTAAGTATAGTTGAATCGGTCACATCATCAAGAATGAGGAGGGCCTTTGTCCGTTTGATCCGTTCATTGTAATGTGATAAATGGGATGGTGCTTCCTTTAGAAGTTCAGactgatattttattatgatgtCGTGTATTCCCTCTCTTTGTAGTTTTTCTTGAACATCTAAAATAAGGCTATGTGAATCAAAATGCATTGCAAATTTGTGATATAATTGCTTAGAAATTGTAGTTTTTCCTATTCCTCCTATGCCACAAATTCCTATGATCCGAGTATTCTCTGACTCAAGACGCAACAAAAACCGAATTTCTTCAATATGTTTTTCAATGCCGATGATTCCTTGATTGTAACTGATAGAATAAggattcaattttttcaaaatatcttcTATAATTTCTTCAACAAGAGCGTGTTCTGACCTGaccaataatttataaaataaaatataaatattcaagcataaaaataactaaattaaaaaaatatgaaagagtaAAAAGAGTGAAGGatcattgaatttatttgtttatggaTTTAAGTTTTGAGttgtagataaaataaataaataaaatatctaataaattaaaagaatttaatgaAAGGATTTGATCTTATCTGAAAAGTGGATGTAAGAGATATAATGACCTGATAACTTTTGAATCCCAGCCGGAGAGTCCAGCAGCTTCTGTTAGAGCATCCTTCCATCTTTGCACTTTGCTGATGTCTTCCTTAAACTGCTGTTCATGCTCTTCGAATGCTTCTTTGTATCTCTCTTCCTGTTTCCTGACAGTTGCTGGATCCACCTTGTAGAAAACTGGTATCACATTCCTTCCATATCTATTCTTACAATCCAGTATCTTAGTCAGTTCATtcaaacaccactttgaagATGCATAGTTTTCAGAGAAAACCACGACATAGATCTTTGATTCTTCTATTGCAGTTTGAATTGCAGGTGAAATTTCTTCACACCTTTGTAGTTCGTAATCAATATATGCTTCAATGTGCTTCCTCTGCAGCGCTCCATAAAGGTGACTAATGAAGTTTTCACAAGTGTCTTCTCTTCTGAAGTTTAAAAACACATCGTATCTAGTTACAGAAGTAGGCATGACGAATGATGATGAACTTCCTGACATTGAAATCGATTCTCTCCTTTCTCTACAACTCTCAAGGCTCTTTGTTTCTAAAAATTTGTATACTATCAATTTAGAAACgaaagtatatatttatatcatttctACCCAAAGTCAACTCCNCTGCTCTTTNTTCTTTTGTTTCTTCGTATAACCGTAANACCAAAGCNTTTTTCNTTTGTTTCTTCGTATAATCGTAAAGCCAAAGCTTTTTTCTGTTGTTTCTTCCTAGAACCGTAAAGCCAaagcttttttcttttgtttcttcgtATAACCATGAAGCCAAAGCTTTTTGCTGTTGTTTCTTCGTAGAAACGTAAAGCCAaagcttttttcttttgtttcttcgtGTAACCGTGAAACCAAAgctttttttccttatttttttttctttcctttataaGTCAAACCAGAAGACAGGACTGATTTGTTATAAGTAactaaagaattaattttttttatatgactaatgtgaaatattataaaatgtttattattattattattattattattattattattatgataatgatgatgagaagtcataataataaaaaaaatcttaatcaatgttttgttaataaaagGGATAAAGGATTTGTTTCTGGTTTGACCataaagttcttaaaaaaaatgagaggagaaagaaatataaaaagataattagaaaaacgaagttaaaaaataagagaaattgaaaaatatattttcattggatttttcataaatcaatataaaatacaCTATTATGATTTATTCATGTTAATAGGTGAGAAACAtgaatcttaattttataaagtaattttgaaaaataaactaataactTAAGAAAACTACAACTTATAGCCTACATATAATATCAAAGATTTATGATTGTCTCttgttatgatttttattttctaatgaaGATAAACTCTATTATAAATTTAGGAATTGCTCTATAAAATTAACATGAAccttaatttatgtttttctttaaatttatttatgaacctaattattaaatttagagATTTTATGTATCCGCTGCAATTTCGCTTGTGGCATGAATAatggattaaaataattaaaaaattgacacTGTTACCTTACCTTACTTGAATTGGATGAAGACCAATGATGCATAAATCGAAAGGGTACAATTGCAGATTGATCCATCCTAAAGCATCTGTTACTGTTACGGGTTTTaacaaactaaatattttaattacaaattagaTTATTGTTCATAATTTGGATTTCCAATAAGAGTTAATGTTGAATTAATTGCTTAGTTTTCTGAAAGTACTGGAAGTGTACAGTTTGCATTGTATACTTCATGCAATTAATGAGAATGCTATGgttaataacaattaaaaagtattatttatttgatataaagcatgatgaattttgtttgttattaaactggtcaaaattttaaaattatttaattttaaattattaatatttttatttcaattcttCATAATATATAACCATCCTCAAATAATATTCTCTAATGGGTAACAAACATGCATAACGCGACAGTTTTTAGAAGTTTGCTGACTCAATAACTgataatgaataaaatcattCTACCCTGTGAACTTGTGAGTTATTTGGACCTCTCCTGTTAATGATAGTAGTAGCTGGAGGAGTTAGTGCAACATTGAATTGCAAGAGTGGAGAATCGAGTCTTCTTTCTCTACATTTTAGGAATAATCGATTTTCATATTCTCGTATTTTTGTTAGCTGCACAGTGATATCGTCAGTGATTTTGTGTGCTTGTAGTGGTTAGTTGTGTGAGGTTGATGAGCTTGATCCTGCTGGCGGTGCAGGTGCCCCATTGATGGCTGCACATGGTGGTTGTGATTCGAAGGTTAAAAAGGAACCactgtgttaaaaaaaattaagaacataGTTAACTCTTACAAAGATTTTGGAACAGCTAAGGgtattaatatttaacaatttattttccacttttttataatttatttttacaataaagatATGTAATTGagattgattttttaatttacactttatttttgtaaagaataatggatttcatataattttattattagatatttttatagCGTTGAAAAAAAtcgtatatatattatataaattcaaataaattgtcTTCAACGTTATGGTCAAACTACGTTATAAAAAATTAGCCATCATCCACCAACAACTTTTATAAGTCATCACTCAAATGAAAGAAGATGCCTGAAAGTGAATAAACGAAGATCAACAACAAATAACTTCTTATCATCTTGAGTCTTCCACGTTAACCAAGCAAACACATATCATATTCAATTGGCATGAACACTAAGATCTCATAATGCCTTTGCTGCAAATGAAAGCCAAATATGCTAAAGAAGTTAACGAAGCCCATACATTAAGAGTTTCAACAAAATGCAAATTTGGGACAACGGAGCAAGCAACTTACGTCCACATCAAACTATATCTTAGAAATCTTGTCAACTACTGAAGGAACCCACCTGCAAAATGCCattgaaaatgtaaataaaatagaaattaaaaatgaaaaattcataataaaagttGAACGTTTTGAAACTTGTAATTAACAAATATCGGTGATAAGCCACACTCACCAACTGAAGACCAATTAGCAGAAAAGCAAGAGACTAGCCCACTATAAGTAGCTTTCTGCCTTCCTCTTCCTTTGTTTCCATTGAAGACTCTCCAACATTGCTTCCTTTCTATAACAGAAAACTGATAGTT
This genomic stretch from Vigna radiata var. radiata cultivar VC1973A chromosome 7, Vradiata_ver6, whole genome shotgun sequence harbors:
- the LOC106766598 gene encoding TMV resistance protein N-like yields the protein MSGSSSSFVMPTSVTRYDVFLNFRREDTCENFISHLYGALQRKHIEAYIDYELQRCEEISPAIQTAIEESKIYVVVFSENYASSKWCLNELTKILDCKNRYGRNVIPVFYKVDPATVRKQEERYKEAFEEHEQQFKEDISKVQRWKDALTEAAGLSGVEEIIEDILKKLNPYSISYNQGIIGIEKHIEEIRFLLRLESENTRIIGICGIGGIGKTTISKQLYHKFAMHFDSHSLILDVQEKLQREGIHDIIIKYQSELLKEAPSHLSHYNERIKRTKALLILDDVTDSTILSKVMRERSFGKGSRIIMTSRDRQVLKNAGADDIYELKELIFHDSLKLFNLHAFKQNSSEEITYMDLSVKMLRYAKGVPLALQILGSLLYGRQREAWESQLQNLEKCQDHDIFNILKLSYDGLREEEKNIFLDIACFYKGHNEIVVGETLSDCGFSSKIGMDVLKDKCLISILDGRIVMHDLIQAMGREIVSKECLQHPGKRSRLFKANEIHEILRNNKGVPLNFQSLKKLCIIDLSNCSSLTIFPFDLSEIKFLNKLRLSGCSKLKNFPEIENTMEYLAVLLLDATAIQALPSSLWHLVGLQELSLSRCWNLEIIPSCIGRLTRLCKLDLAYCLSLQTFPSTIFKLKLRKLDLSECVKLRTFPEITEPAQTFTQINLTDTAVKELPSSLGNLAKLRSLKLNRCTDLESLPNSIVNLKHLCKLDCSGCAKLTEIPTHIGSLSSLMELSLSNSGIVNLPESMAHLSGLKSLDLSDCKKLECIPHIPPFLNQLVALDCTSIRGAMSNSPVRNLSNSKDSFFRFHLTNSQQLDSGGRANIEEDARLRMSNDAYESVCFCFPGTAVPHWFPFRSEGPSLTINEDLSFCSDDRLIGFALCVVFEVLDTNDIKGRCSSFVYSLKFECDDDGTQIIPNNDVLNTYFTWHLSDRVLDKDHTFMWKFNLESLRRRGMNLRRLSDARSFTFEISICTSNYDNLWPDYITVLTIKECGVCPLYRSGSSVGESSKETKEDRKRKA